The sequence gtggtgatcctaactgacctaaaacagggcatttttactaggattaaatgtcaggaattgtgaaaaactgagtttaaatgtatttggctaaagtgtatgtaaacttccgacttcaactgtatgaagaGCTGTATTATTACAGCCATGGTCAATAGCCTAACAGATTATGagcatgtagtacagtagtaataGGCTACTCTCCCCAACACGATATACTGTACTCTTCTGAAATGTAGACCTGCATTGGATGAATGGGTCTCACGCTGGGTAGCCCTTCAGAAAGGCCATATTCGACAGTGAATGTGTTGTATCTCATTGCTTGATGTATGAACAACGGGAATGAATGTTCCACGGGTGTCCTCGGAAGCACCATTCGAGTAATACGCATAAGCATAATTCGTAGAAATGTGAATGGACCACTCTGACCCTGTTTGACGTCGGAGAGGTTTGTGGCAGCGGTTGACGTCTGTAGTACTAAGCCGAAGAGAGGCGTGTCTTCGGTGTTGTAAAACGATGGAGAGGCAGTGGTCGTTCACTTCTCAAACAGCCCGGGGATTGATTACTGCAcgagtgaaattattttgatttaCGTATACTGAAGGTCTTCGATTTCTGAAATATATATAGGGGAGAAAATGAGACATTGCTCAGTCTGTTTTCATTGCGAAACTAtttaatgaatgtattgtttatGTGTTTTTTCATGATATCAGGAGTGCCAGTCTGGTATGTATCGCTTGTATATCGAGTGTAGATGAATGGCTCGGTTGTTCATGACGACCGCAAAAAGGAAACGAACAAACTCGAGCAAAAATACTAAAATATTCGTAACGTAGGCTCCACTTTCACACAAAGATCCTGCGACATAGAATATCAGGAGAACGAGCGCAACTCCCGGTGAATCAAGAGCGCACCGGCTCTATCTGCCTGATACCGGCAGAGCATCAGAACACACCGGTAGCCGACAATATCAGACAGTCATCATGCCCAGCATGAGACAGTCATACACGGTGACCGTTCCCGAAGAACCCCCGGCCTCTGCTTTCCCGTTCTTGAAGCAAGAGATGCGGCGGAAAAGCTCGAGCATGTCTGGCTCGGTGCTGGTGTCAACCTTTGTAGGACTTCTCATTAATCAAGCCAAGGTAAAACaagaggatatattggcaccaAGATAATCTATCGAATGTTTGTCTGCGtattagttacagtaatatatatGTTGTTAATCAATAAGGATCTAGGAGGATTGATGTTGCGTTTCCTGGATGAAAATCACTAGGGGTTCTTCTACACAGCATTGACAGCGATATAGCATTGCAGTCACTCCAGCAGTAGCCTAAACCCCGCTAAACCTCTGTGGAGGATCAGTATTCTGGCAGGTCATTAAACTAGTTATATAATCTCAAATTAATCTCACTCCATAGCAGGCCTTTGATACATTATATTACATAGCCTAGGCctgtatcaaaatatatttagaatGGGGTTTTGTATTCTTTTTTATTATGCAACATCTGTAATATCATATGAGACAATATGTCCCACCCTCTCCCTATTTTTATCCATAATTCCATGTCCATAGAGAGAAACAAATCAAGGTAAAATTGTTGGTCAAGGGGTCTATTTTCAGACTGATGTTGAAATCATCTGACATGAGCTAATGGTGTTTATGGCTCTAGCAGTGACTGGATAACTCGTTGGTCCACAGTCATCCACTATATTCTGATTAACCATTTCATTTCAACCTTCAACGTTGACACTTCATTGATCATCTTCAATAATCTGGGCTCGTCCTAGAGAGAGTGTGTTGTATTGAGCGTTTCAATGGAATAAAGTCAATAGAAGGAGCGCAGCGGCGTGACTGAAAGCACCTGGCTACTCTATCTGTGGCAGACGCTAGTATCTGGCTATCACAATGAagagtgtgtttttttttctctctctcgcttgtcccTCAAATGTTTTATCTATGGCTCATATTAGGTCTTGTGAGGCTTTTCTATAACCTGTTTTGGGAACGTGTTGCTATTGTTTCAGTGCATTATCTTGGTCTTGAATAGTCTTGAGAGACAGTGGATGTAAATATCAATGGGTTAAGCTGGTCTATGACTCGTCCATGACTGGTCCATGACTGGTCCGTCACTCCATGTGAAGACAGTTGGTGGGTTGCTGTTGTTGTCGTCCCCCAGCAGGGGCCAGGCACAGGAAGGTCAGAACATGCTGTTCTCCATCTCCAgcagctctcactcaacacaacacaacactgctgccAGCTAATGATTATAGCGCATTCCATGGAGCAAGGTGGAACCGtgtcaggcaggccaggccaggcctacTCAACCCATTCAGGGCTCAACTTGTACCTGGCTGTTTCAGCATGAGATAGTTCAGCTCAGTATCAATGTCAGTGACTGCTAAGGGCCACGGAACCCAAAACAGCTAAACAACAGATAACATTTAAATCAAATGTCTCGGATTGATAGCGTGGTGGCAGTAATCATGTTATGTGTAAATACATTGAGAATGCAAGGCAATTCATTAATCAGTCTCTGTGTTATGTGAAAACTAGACCAAATTTGTATCTGTAAATGGAATGACTGTAGACTAGAGATTGGACTACTGTAGCAACATTTTGAACCAAACACTGCCTATTACCGAATGGCCTCCGTCATGGATTGGAGTAATGGATGTGCCTGGGCATGTTTTAACGCTCCACATAGTCTGGAGGTGTTCTTGCATGacaataggagttggcaagacagcatggGACCTGCACGGCTAGCATTCAGACAGAGAGTACAATATTGGTCCATTTGCACAGATATTCTTCATTTTTTGCTGTCACACGACACAGGCTGGGAGCAGCATACAGGGATATTGAAGCCGGTAACGCTGCCTGTTCTGCAAATTTCACCGCAGGCAGCTCGGGGGGCGGGGTTTGAACCGGCAACCTTTCCGATCACAAGGTGATTAGTGCACTGCAATGATGATTAACAGCAGTGGGCTTCTTGCATGTGCCGGGGCTTGTCACACCACTGTGAAGACTAGAGTTCTATAACTAAGTTTATTATCAAAGGTTAATGAATAAGACCATTTTCATAATGGGTGACACTGATTCATCTGTTGCTTGTCCAAAGAAGAACACCGGTCGGTCAGTCAGTTAATCAGTAAGTCACACTAAAGCCCTTGCCAGATGTTGTGAATGTGACCAAGTGCGTTTGTCATATTGTCCTCTAGCTTGTTCATGTAAAAATAGCGTTCCCTGAGAGAGAGGCTGTCAGGATGACTTCTGCAGTGACAGTCACACCGCTCTGACGGCAACCAGCCAATGAGAACGCGGCAGTCAGTTCCGAAGGAAAGGTGCTATTTTGGGCTCCGATGATATTACTCAGCAAAGTACGGCACGTTGTGACGTCATGGGGCTCGTTCCGGAAAACTGTTCTGGAGGTGAAAAGCGGTGTGAGTTTGTTATGAGCATTATCCAGTATGATCCTTGCCTTGCATCGACCTAATAATCTGCCCGTCCTCCTGAAGTGTAGCCTACACTCGCACACTACTTGCcacaaatgtaaaagcattggatttGTGTAGGCTACAAAAGGAATCATACCAGTCAATTCCTTTcaaatgaagggaagtgaacaagcgAATACTTGGGGGGGGGAGTGAGATTATTGCCTTGGTCAGTAGGAACCAACCCACTACAAGGAACTGACTGTATACCAATAACTGACAACAGGACATGTTTTGTTCACGTGGTTGCGGACTAATAAATCACTTTATTTTACGTTGGAATTGAGAAAGAAGGATTTAGATAATCCTGAGTTAATTAAACTGTTGGATGGGTTTTTCCGTTCTGTTGGGAAATGGGGACAGATGGCTTTGGGTTATTTATGTAATAGTAAAACGCTACAGCCCATCCTAAGTTTGTGTTCTCATAACTGGAACACACTCTCTGGTTGAACTCCCAGACACCAGGAgcacatgggtgtgtgtgtgtgtgtgtgtttttcactgTGTGTCCCGTGGTGATTGGTCACTCCTGCGGTCATGGGGAGAGACTAGGGAGGGAGGGTATATGAGCCAGCCCGGAACAGAACATGCAGGTGAGGGTTACTGGAGAGCTTCAGTCAGGGTCACTTCAGTGTTATATTGAGTTCCGCTGGAAGCTGGATCGGGTTTCCTCTCCTGTGCCCCAGCAGCGCTGTGCTCTACATCAACCCATAAGAACATAATTGTGTCAGGTTTTTGGCCTGTCTGACGCTGCGTGAACTGTACTCTACCTATCCCAGTCTCCCTTCCTCCTGGTCTAAATGTGGGGACTGTATCATTGTGATTGGGCCTTGTGTTCACTTATGTTCAAAGTACCTAGGCATAAATCATTGATTGTAGCATTTCTACAGAGGCCTTAAGGCACAACACATTGCATTCCATATTAAAGAGATATGTACTTCATGTAAAGTTTTGTCCACAGTCACATTGGTGCTTTGGTAATTATTTCCATTACTACTCAATTATTAAACGACTGAACTTATATAATTAAACTGCAGTGACGtcagtcatgttttttttctacAAAGCCCTTATTCTACAATTTTAGACCGTTAGCCTTTAGGCTATTGCTAAGCCAAGACTTTTCAGTTGTTTAGAAAACGCTGCACATCTGAGGTGGTGCGTTCGGCGTGATTCCCTCTGAATTGAAACAGGACCAGGCTAATGTTCGACAAAGAATATGTCCGTCTTTACATCTCATAGCATTTCTAGTAGCCTAACCTACAGTAGAACGGCCCCCTGTTTTCTGAGCATGGCCCCCGTGTTTATCGCACACGTCCTTCCACCGTAGGCCTATGCAGAGATCACATTCTCTCACATGCTTTTGTCGTAAATGTTTTCCTTGTCGTGTTCTTCTCCTCCCCAGAACTCCAAGAGTACCCAGGGCCTGGTGGGCCTACGGAACCTGGGAAATACCGTAAGTAAGGGCctgggtgcacacacacactcatacatgtgtacacacacacacatatttatacTATATTTAGGCCTCTATTTatgtgtgttgtgtaataaacGTGGAATATTGTCAGTGTACCGAAAAATAGTGTAATCCACATGTCCTATCCTCTGCCATCGGcttaagggctgtgttttgataTCACGAACGCCTTTCCCTTAGCTAGTCTATTTCCATTAGCTGAGATGATTTGCCATGCCATCTCATGGCTCTACAAACAGGAGGGGAGGGGGCATTTGCCAGGCAACAGGGAGAAGGATGGGTCCCAAAATAAACTGTCTACTTGCACAGTAACCTTATCAGAGTGCTTCTGCTGCACTCTGTACCGGCTGGGGGACTtgactgtctctcgctctctctgtccctgctaCCTTCCATTCACTCAGCCCGCTGTTCCTTGTTTTCCCCATGCTAGCCCGTGTAACATGTgatgttaattttttatttaactaggcaagtcaaataaattcttatttacaatgacggcctaggaacagtgggttaactgccttgttcgggggcagagcgacagatttttaccttgtcaactcagggattcgatctagcaaccttgcggttactggcccaacgctctaaccactaggctacctgccactccatacatgcatgcatgtatataAAACAAATATCTAAAAATAACTTCAGCAGACACAATTTCACCTCTGCACATTTATCTTCAACATTGAAACCGTTATTGTCAAATTATTGTGTATGCAGgaattattttttatatatttctcAACAATCTCGATTTTGAAGCTGTAACTTCCTGCACCACAAAcagcatggtagtgtgtgttaaGCCTcttctaaaggtgtgtgtgtgtgtgtgtgtgtgtgtgtgtgtgtgtgtgtgtgtgtgtgtgtgtgtgtgtgtgtgtgtgtgtgtgtgtgtgtgtgtctacagtgctTCATGAACTCCATCCTGCAGTGTCTCAGCAACACGCACAACCTCCGGGACTACTGTCTCCACAACTCCCACCGACGCGACCTTAACAAAAACAGCCGCACCAACACCGGAGCGCTCATGGAGGGTGAGACAGCTAGCCTAAGTCCCCTGCAGTCAATGAATGCTGAACATAGTATTTACCAGCCAGTCCCCCATTTTACAATGTTTGCCCCTATTCCGAGGGAATCTGATCTATCTTCCTGGTTATGCTTCTAGAATTTGCCAAGCTCCTCCAGACCATGTGGACGTCCTCGAGCAGCGAGGCGGTCGGCCCCTCAGAGTTCAAAACTCAGATCCAGAGATACGCCCCCCGATTCGTGGGATACAAGTATGTTTTGTTCCTCAACTAACTATTCACCAAGGCTACctgtgaaatggcaccctattccctatatagtgcactacttttgaccagagccctatggcaccctatttcctatatagtgtactacttttgacaacagcagagccctatgggccttagTGAAAATGTGTGCACTttatacagatgtaagatcttaatttgagccagtatgctacagcaggaaaataattcaGCAGCAAAAggtaatgtgaattattatgtggattataattaacagACATTTTTTGTAGAGGTTGAtatatttttcgtaagggaaaatcaagtcagaaatttcaaagtggaaatgacaaacttcagaagcgtttttaaacttcaaatacactacaagtttgacatttcctaagatcctacatctgtagggaaTAGGTTTCCATTTCAGAGGCACTCCAAATCGAATACCTTTGTATCAGTAATGGTATTGTAGATGGTTTTCCAATGTGTAAAAACATGACTcgtgttttgtctgtctgtgtccctccctccagccaacaGGACGCCCAGGAGTTCCTGCGCTTCCTGCTGGACGGGCTGCACAACGAGGTAAACCGGGTCACGGTGCGGCCGCGGGGCAGCTCGGAGGACTTTGACCACTTGCCGTGAGTGTAGCTCTCGcctcctgctctttctctctccatgaaCTACCGTGGGACTATGGTCAAGAGAATGTTAACTGGGAGAGTAGGGCAAAGCCAGGGCTGCAGCACGTCCCATATTATTAGTACGCATCAGTCGGTGTGGAGGCGTGACGCCTCGTGGGTTTACAAGAGGGGAGGCGTGGGAGCAGTGAGCATGAATACTGACACACCCTCTCCTGTCCGGTCGTCCCTCCCACAGTGACCGAGAGAAAGGGGATAGAATGTGGAGCAAgtacctggagagagaggacagcaaaATAGTGGGTAAGGGCACGCATCAACACCCACAGGGGTTGAGTAACACTCTGTGCTGTTAATAAATTGTGTTTCCTGGTCATGTGTAGTCTGTTGATTGATGTAGTGCGTTTGTGcgtaggttggcatttattgtcatgaatctttccCTGggggcagctctgcagagtggtcactagctggcactgCCACAAAGTCAAATAAATCCGTTTTTTTAACCTTAATCTTAACCACAtcgctaaccctaatgcctaaccttaaatgaagaccaaaaagctaCTTTTTGTTATTGTACATTTTTACGATATAACTaggcaattttgactttgcagctggcccatctagcggaaattgctcagttttgcctccagggcaagattcatgacaataaacatcaatctcccgtgtgtgtgtgtgtgtgtttgtgtgtttgtgtttgtgtttgtgtgtgtgtgtgtgtgtgtgtgtgtgtgtgtgtgtgtgtgtgtgtgtgtgtgtgtgtgtgtgtgtgtgtgtgtgtgtgtgtgtgtgtgtgtgtgtgtgggtgtgtgtgtgtgtgtttgtgtgtgtgtgagggggtagTAA comes from Salmo salar chromosome ssa20, Ssal_v3.1, whole genome shotgun sequence and encodes:
- the LOC106580775 gene encoding ubiquitin carboxyl-terminal hydrolase 2 isoform X4, with protein sequence MPSMRQSYTVTVPEEPPASAFPFLKQEMRRKSSSMSGSVLVSTFVGLLINQAKNSKSTQGLVGLRNLGNTCFMNSILQCLSNTHNLRDYCLHNSHRRDLNKNSRTNTGALMEEFAKLLQTMWTSSSSEAVGPSEFKTQIQRYAPRFVGYNQQDAQEFLRFLLDGLHNEVNRVTVRPRGSSEDFDHLPDREKGDRMWSKYLEREDSKIVDLFVGQLKSSLTCSTCGYCSTVFDPFWDLSLPIAKGYGEVSLMDCVSLFTKEDVLDGDEKPTCYRCKARRRCTKKFTVQKFPKILVLHLKRFSEARRTSKLSTFVNFPMEKLDLREFASENSINAVYNLYAVSNHSGTTMGGHYTAYCRNPTSGEWYTFNDSRVSPMSSSQVRSSDAYVLFYELASSSRM
- the LOC106580775 gene encoding ubiquitin carboxyl-terminal hydrolase 2 isoform X3, with translation MPSMRQSYTVTVPEEPPASAFPFLKQEMRRKSSSMSGSVLVSTFVGLLINQAKNSKSTQGLVGLRNLGNTCFMNSILQCLSNTHNLRDYCLHNSHRRDLNKNSRTNTGALMEEFAKLLQTMWTSSSSEAVGPSEFKTQIQRYAPRFVGYNQQDAQEFLRFLLDGLHNEVNRVTVRPRGSSEDFDHLPDREKGDRMWSKYLEREDSKIVDLFVGQLKSSLTCSTCGYCSTVFDPFWDLSLPIAKKGYGEVSLMDCVSLFTKEDVLDGDEKPTCYRCKARRRCTKKFTVQKFPKILVLHLKRFSEARRTSKLSTFVNFPMEKLDLREFASENSINAVYNLYAVSNHSGTTMGGHYTAYCRNPTSGEWYTFNDSRVSPMSSSQVRSSDAYVLFYELASSSRM